A segment of the Desulfovibrio sp. Huiquan2017 genome:
CGCCGTGTTCGTATTTTCCGGCAACCTCATCGCCGACATCCTGTACGGCGTGCTTGACCCGCGCATCCGCATCGGTGCGGAGGAGGCTCGATGACCCCCGCGGCAGCTTCCCCCACCCTGTCCGAACGCCTCTACCCCGTGGCGGAACGGCTGCGTCTATCGGACGGCCGGGGCCGCGCCGCCTGGGCGGCAGGCCTGTGCCTGGTCTACTTCGCGGTCCTGATCGCAACCTCCCGGCTCATGGGCGACGCCGGGCTGAGCACGGATTTTCTGCACAAGAAGCTGCCGCCCTGCCTGGAATACCCCTTCGGCACGGACTGGCTGGGCCGCGACATGCTGGTGCGTACCACCAAGGGACTGACCCGCAGCCTGGGCATCGGGCTGCTGGCGGCCACGGTCAGTTCCGTGGTCTCGGCCGTGCTCGGCACCCTGTCCGCAACCATGGGCAAGAAGACCGACGCGGTGGTGACCACGCTCATCGACCTGGTCATGGCCACCCCGCACCTGGTCCTGCTCATCCTGGTCTCCTTCGCCTGCGGCGGCGGGGCCACCGGGGTAATCATCGCCGTGGCCGTGTCCCACTGGACCCGGTTGGCGCGCATCATCCGGGCCGAAATCCTGCAGCTCAGGCAGGCGGAATTCGTCATGGTCTCGCGCCGGCTCGGCCGCTCGCCCTGGTGGATCGCCCGCAAACACATGCTCCCGCATATCGTGCCCCAGTTCACCATCGGATTGATCCTGCTCTTCCCCCACGCCATCCTGCACGCGGCCGGACTGACCTTCCTTGGGTTCGGGCTCTCCCCGCACAACCCGTCCATCGGCATCCTGTTGTCCGAGTCCATGCGCCACATCTCGACCGGCTACTGGTGGCTGGCCATCCTTCCCGGCCTGTCCCTGCTGGTCACGGTCAAACTCTTCGATGTCCTGGGCAACAGCCTGCGCGTCATCACCGATCCCAAAACCAGCCAGGAGTAGCCATGCTGTCCGTCCAAAACCTGTCCATCGAATTCAGCCGCTACGGCTCGGGCCGTCAACGACGGACCCTGCACCCGGTGCGCGACCTGTCGCTGACCGTCGAGGCCGGGGAGATCGTGGCCGTGGTCGGCTCCAGCGGCTCGGGGAAAAGCCTGTTGGCCCACGCAATCCTCGGTTTGCTGCCGAAAAACGCCCGGGTCTCCGGCGAGATCCTGTTCCAGGATGAACCCGTGACCGCACGGACCGTAACCCGGCTGCGCGGCAGACGGATCGCCCTGATTCCCCAGTCCGTGGCCTACCTGAACCCGCTGTGCAAGGTGGGCGGGCAGGTCTACCGCGCCTCGCGCCTGAGCGGCCGATGCCGCCACGACGCGGCCCGGAACACGGACCAGGCCTTCGACCGCTATCGGCTGGCGAGCGGCGTCAAGGCCATGTACCCGTTCCAGGTGTCCGGCGGCATGGCCCGGCGGGTGCTCACGGCCACGGCCACGGCAGGGGACGCCGACCTGCTCATCGCGGACGAGCCGACCACCGGCCTGGATGCCGAGGTGGCCCGCCAGTCCCTGTCCCACCTCCGCGAACTGGCCAACGCGGGCAAGGGAATCGTGCTCATCACCCACGACATCGACGCAGCCGTGCGGATCGCGGACAGGGTGGCGGTGATCTATGCCGGGACCACGGTGGAACTGGCCCCGGCAACGGCCTTCCTCGGCGCGGGGCAACTTCGCCACCCGTACACCCGGACGCTATGGAGCGCCCTGCCCCAACAGGATTTTCGCTATGTAGCCGGAAACCAGCCCATGGAGGATTGCCTGGTGGAAGGGTGCATCTACGGCGACCGTTGCGCCGGACGGACCGAGGAATGCCGCCGCCCCCAACCTCTGCGCGCCGTGGACGACGGCCGGGTGAGGTGCTGCCATGCTTAAGGGAGACCGGCTCTTTTTCCGTTACGAGACCACACCGTGGATCATTGAGGACCTGAACATCGAAATTCAGCCCGGCGAAGTGGTCGGCCTGCCCGGCCCCAGCGGCCGGGGCAAGTCCACCCTGGCCAAACTCCTGGCCGGACACCTCGCCCCGCAGCAAGGCCGCATCTCCTGCGACGGCCAACCGCTGCCCATGAACGTCTTCTGCCCGGTGCAGCTTATTTTCCAGCATCCGGAACTGACCATGAACCCGCGCTGGAAGCTTCGCGACAGCCTGTGCGAAGGCTGGCAACCCGATCAACGCGCCCTCCAGGCCCTGAACATCGAGCCCGCCTGGCTGTCCCGCTACCCCCACGAACTGTCCGGCGGCGAACTCCAGCGGCTGGCCCTGGCCCGGGTCCTGTCCCCGCGCACGCGCTATCTCCTGGCGGACGAAATGACGGCCATGCTCGATCCCAATACCCAAGCCCTGGTCTGGGACGCGGTCCTCCACTGGGCCGACCGGCACGGGGCGGGCGTCCTGGCCATCAGCCACGACCGCCACCTGCTGGCCCGGGTGGCCCACCGCATCGACGACACCTTCGCGCCCCGGGAATTCGAGGAACCCCGTAAGCCCTGCCGAGCCGCCGCCTGACCGGTGCGCCCCCCTTCGGCCCCGGCCGCACGCGAACAAACGCTTGACAAAAAGGCACCTCTGGCCGGAATGATGGCATCAGTGGATCCCCGTCAACCTCCCTTGTCTGTTCGAGGTGTTTCATGGCCGCTCGTTCCCGTTCCAAGCCGGGTGGAAAACGCCGCCCCAAACGCGCCGCGCGCGCGGGTACGACGGGTCGCGGGCAACCTTCCGGCCAGGCGCGGGACGCACTCGCCGCCCGCATAGCCGAAGACGGCATGACGGCCTTCGTCGCGGTCCTGCGCCCGGCGGACGACGCGGCCGAGGTCTCACGAACCGAGGCGCTCCACCAGGCCGTTCACGACGCCTACGCCCGGCTCGACGCCATGCTGGAGGAACTGGCCCCGGACCCGCCGCTGGCCTGCCACCAGGGGTGCATCCACTGCTGCTACAACCAGGTGGCCCTGACCGAGCCGGAAGCCCTGTACCTGGGCCGACATCTACTGGAAACGCGCGACGCGCGGGAACTCCGGGACCTGGAAGCCCGGACGCGCGCCCTGGCGGAAAGACTGAAAGGCAAAAGCTGGCAAGACATCGG
Coding sequences within it:
- a CDS encoding ABC transporter permease; the encoded protein is MTPAAASPTLSERLYPVAERLRLSDGRGRAAWAAGLCLVYFAVLIATSRLMGDAGLSTDFLHKKLPPCLEYPFGTDWLGRDMLVRTTKGLTRSLGIGLLAATVSSVVSAVLGTLSATMGKKTDAVVTTLIDLVMATPHLVLLILVSFACGGGATGVIIAVAVSHWTRLARIIRAEILQLRQAEFVMVSRRLGRSPWWIARKHMLPHIVPQFTIGLILLFPHAILHAAGLTFLGFGLSPHNPSIGILLSESMRHISTGYWWLAILPGLSLLVTVKLFDVLGNSLRVITDPKTSQE
- a CDS encoding ABC transporter ATP-binding protein encodes the protein MLSVQNLSIEFSRYGSGRQRRTLHPVRDLSLTVEAGEIVAVVGSSGSGKSLLAHAILGLLPKNARVSGEILFQDEPVTARTVTRLRGRRIALIPQSVAYLNPLCKVGGQVYRASRLSGRCRHDAARNTDQAFDRYRLASGVKAMYPFQVSGGMARRVLTATATAGDADLLIADEPTTGLDAEVARQSLSHLRELANAGKGIVLITHDIDAAVRIADRVAVIYAGTTVELAPATAFLGAGQLRHPYTRTLWSALPQQDFRYVAGNQPMEDCLVEGCIYGDRCAGRTEECRRPQPLRAVDDGRVRCCHA
- a CDS encoding ATP-binding cassette domain-containing protein; this translates as MLKGDRLFFRYETTPWIIEDLNIEIQPGEVVGLPGPSGRGKSTLAKLLAGHLAPQQGRISCDGQPLPMNVFCPVQLIFQHPELTMNPRWKLRDSLCEGWQPDQRALQALNIEPAWLSRYPHELSGGELQRLALARVLSPRTRYLLADEMTAMLDPNTQALVWDAVLHWADRHGAGVLAISHDRHLLARVAHRIDDTFAPREFEEPRKPCRAAA
- a CDS encoding YkgJ family cysteine cluster protein, which codes for MAARSRSKPGGKRRPKRAARAGTTGRGQPSGQARDALAARIAEDGMTAFVAVLRPADDAAEVSRTEALHQAVHDAYARLDAMLEELAPDPPLACHQGCIHCCYNQVALTEPEALYLGRHLLETRDARELRDLEARTRALAERLKGKSWQDIGMARHRLPCLFLENGGCSVYPARPLACRGWNSVDADRCLQSNLSGNALTLIENHPVIRQMADAVQSSLLLGANALGLEAGYLLMARATLLLLENGAQQGVPEQTADWLRGSPFFGRKKTW